In Dioscorea cayenensis subsp. rotundata cultivar TDr96_F1 chromosome 11, TDr96_F1_v2_PseudoChromosome.rev07_lg8_w22 25.fasta, whole genome shotgun sequence, a single genomic region encodes these proteins:
- the LOC120271999 gene encoding mitogen-activated protein kinase 2: MDCGSGSGEGQIKGVVTHGGRYVQYNVYGNLFEVPTKYVPPIRPVGRGAYGIVCAAVNSQTREEVAIKKIGNAFDNRIDAKRTLREIKLLRHMDHENVIAMKDLIRPPKKENFNDVYIVYELMDTDLHQIIRSNQALTDDHCQYFLYQLLRGLKYVHSANVLHRDLKPSNLLLNANCDLKIGDFGLARTTSETDFMTEYVVTRWYRAPELLLNCSEYTAAIDIWSVGCILGEIGTREPLFPGKDYVHQLRLITELIGSPDDSSLGFLRSDNARRYVRQLPQYPKQQFSARFPNMSPGAVDLLEKMLVFDPSKRITVDEALHHPYLSSLHDINDEPFCPEPFSFDFEQPSFTEENIKELIWREALKFNPDPMH, translated from the exons ATGGATTGTGGCTCGGGATCCGGAGAGGGCCAGATAAAGGGTGTCGTCACCCATGGCGGTCGCTACGTTCAGTACAATGTCTATGGCAACCTCTTCGAGGTTCCTACCAAGTATGTTCCTCCTATTCGCCCTGTCGGTCGCGGCGCTTATGGCATTGTTTG TGCGGCTGTAAATTCTCAAACTCGCGAAGAGGTTGCTATAAAAAAGATCGGTAATGCATTTGATAATCGAATTGATGCCAAAAGAACTTTACGAGAAATAAAGCTGCTTCGGCATATGGACCATGAAAAT GTGATTGCCATGAAGGATCTGATCCGACCACCAAAAAAGGAAAACTTCAATGATGTGTACATCGTTTATGAGTTGATGGATACTGATCTTCACCAGATAATTCGCTCTAACCAAGCTTTAACTGATGATCATTGCCAG TATTTCTTATATCAGTTACTGCGAGGCCTGAAATATGTCCACTCAGCAAATGTCCTGCACCGTGATCTAAAACCAAGCAACTTGCTATTGAATGCGAATTGCGACCTTAAGATTGGAGACTTTGGATTAGCCAGGACTACATCTGAAACGGATTTCATGACAGAATATGTTGTCACTCGTTGGTATCGAGCACCTGAGCTGCTGCTTAACTGTTCAGAATATACTGCAGCTATCGACATATGGTCAGTTGGGTGCATACTTGGTGAAATTGGAACCCGGGAACCCTTATTTCCAGGAAAAGACTATGTGCATCAACTAAGGCTGATCACTGAG TTGATAGGTTCACCTGACGACTCGAGCCTTGGTTTCCTTCGAAGTGATAACGCCCGTAGATATGTGAGACAGCTGCCACAGTACCCCAAACAACAATTTTCTGCAAGGTTTCCAAACATGTCTCCTGGTGCTGTTGATTTACTGGAAAAAATGCTGGTCTTCGATCCTAGCAAACGGATTACAG TTGACGAGGCCCTGCATCACCCGTATTTGTCATCGCTTCATGATATCAACGACGAGCCATTCTGCCCAGAAccatttagttttgattttgagCAGCCATCATTCACTGAAGAAAACATCAAAGAACTCATCTGGAGAGAAGCTTTGAAATTCAATCCAGATCCAATGCACTAA